A stretch of the Salminus brasiliensis chromosome 23, fSalBra1.hap2, whole genome shotgun sequence genome encodes the following:
- the hhatla gene encoding hedgehog acyltransferase like, a codes for MGIKTALPKTELYLYTSVLALALAWAGSWIIEASSENVNRKAFKESVKPGWHYFGRKMDVADFEWAMWFTTFRNHILFALSGHVIFAKICSMISPKIGVNGCKNRSLIYMLYGCLTVFIIMGWTYVSLILSHCIVLYSVALIKRKWLCFVAGLTSLATFKMEPFVSWQAGFVTGTFELQDILFYGGCGFSIMRCMSFALENCEKKDGNYTFMDLIKYNFYLPFFFFGPIMTFDRFHAQANDPNLTRKPREMWNITIQALVHLGAILVVDVFFHFLYILTIPGDMKLVKDLSDWSLAGLAYSNLVYDWVKSAVMFGVINTVSRLDHLDPPQPPKCITMLYVFAETHFDRGINDWLCKYVYDYIGGNHDGIFKELVATICTFAVTTLWLGPCELVYIWSFFNCFGLNFELWVAKLFSLPPLSTIEGLMSEAMSRRIRGLFNAVNFWQIILYNVLALNSLDFAKLVAKRLLFKGFPLSTLSVLLVTYCGIQLVKERERKLALLEEPEPQPEAGKPKTD; via the exons ATGGGGATCAAGACAGCCCTTCCTAAGACTGAGCTCTACCTCTACACGTCTGTCTTAGCACTGGCTCTTGCATGGGCAGGCAGTTGGATCATAGAGGCATCTAGTG AAAATGTAAACAGGAAGGCCTTTAAGGAGAGTGTTAAACCAGGATGGCACTACTTTGGAAGGAAAATG gATGTAGCTGACTTCGAGTGGGCGATGTGGTTCACAACCTTCCGCAACCACATCCTGTTTGCCCTCTCTGGTCACGTAATCTTTGCCAAAATCTGCTCCATGATTTCTCCCAAG ATCGGTGTAAATGGATGTAAG AACAGGTCCCTGATCTACATGCTCTATGGCTGCTTGACAGTGTTCATCATTATGGGCTGGACATACGTCTCACTCATCCTGTCGCACTGCATCGTCCTCTACAGCGTGGCCCTCATCAAAAGGAAGTGGCTCTGCTTCGTGGCTGGACTCACCAGTCTGGCCACCTTCAAGATGGAGCCCTTTGTCTCCTGGCAG GCCGGTTTTGTGACTGGCACCTTTGAGCTTCAGGATATCCTGTTCTATGGAGGCTGTGGGTTCTCCATCATGCGCTGCATGAGTTTCGCCCTGGAGAACTGCGAGAAGAAGGACGGCAACTACACCTTCATGGATCTGATCAAATACAACTTCTAcctccccttcttcttcttcggacccATAATGACCTTTGATCGATTCCACGCACAG GCAAACGACCCGAACTTGACTCGTAAACCCAGAGAAATGTGGAACATAACCATCCAGGCTTTGGTGCACCTTGGAGCCATCCTAGTGGTGGACGTGTTCTTCCATTTCCTGTACATTTTGACGATCCCTGGCGACATGAAGCTGGTGAAAGACCTCTCCGACTGGTCCTTGG CTGGACTGGCCTACTCAAACCTAGTGTATGACTGGGTGAAATCAGCAGTCATGTTCGGTGTTATCAATACTGTGTCACGACTTGATCACCTGGACCCTCCTCAGCCCCCTAAATGTATCACCATGCTGTATGTCTTTGCTGAAAC GCACTTTGACAGAGGAATTAACGATTGGTTATGCAA GTACGTTTATGACTACATCGGAGGCAACCACGATGGAATCTTCAAGGAGCTGGTTGCCACAATCTGCACTTTTGCCGTCACAACTCTGTGGCTGGGGCCCTGTGAGCTGGTGTACATCTGGTCTTTCTTCAACTGCTTCGGCCTGAACTTCGAGCTGTGGGTGGCTAAGCTCTTCTCTCTGCCACCCCTGTCTACGATCGAG gGTCTTATGTCTGAGGCCATGTCACGCCGAATCAGGGGACTGTTCAATGCCGTCAACTTCTGGCAAATCATCCTTTATAACGTCCTTGCCCTGAACAGCTTGGATTTTGCTAAGCTGGTGGCCAAAAGACTGCTTTTCAAGG GCTTCCCCCTGTCCACTCTCTCTGTGCTATTAGTGACTTACTGCGGCATCCAGCTGGTGAAGGAGCGAGAGCGCAAACTAGCGCTGCTGGAGGAACCGGAACCACAGCCGGAGGCAGGCAAACCCAAGACTGATTAA
- the klhl40a gene encoding kelch-like protein 40a, whose amino-acid sequence MAAEPVDPVTEPRMFQQTLLQDGLCELLENDKFVDCVLKIKDREFPCHRLVLAASSPYFKAMFLSDMEESKKREVVLQDVEPSIMGMILRYIYTSDINLTEQNVQDIFTVANMYQIPSIFSVCMSYLEQKMVLSNCLAILRLGLLLECPRLAAKARDFVCDRFELIVRDQDFHQLGSAELAAIITCDSLNVEKEETVFEALMEWVEYDPRERLKDLPDLLHCVRFRLMPPVYFKEKVEGHKLIRPNQEIKKELQLIKDAQKGLMPKAQKSSSKKAGAAEAGEEEDWDEEEEGLLPGILNNNPRFGMFQTDLILMISNTGTVAYDPAENECYLASSSTEIPKNHCSLVTKENQIFVAGGLVYNEQNTENPFSSYFLQFDPMSCEWLGMPSLPNPRCLFGLAEAQNSIFVVGGKELKEGERALDSVMIYDRQSFKWGESDPLPYTVYGHGTVSHNGLVYVLGGKSESKKCLRRVCVYNPTKFEWKELAPMKTARSLFGVATHKNKIYVVTGVTDSGLTSSSEVYDIASNTWSEFTEFPQERSSLNLTELAGCLYAVGGFAMMPNDTTEKMEPTEMNDIWRFDEEENCWNGMLREIGYAEGATVLGVHLNALRLTKM is encoded by the exons ATGGCCGCCGAGCCAGTGGACCCAGTGACGGAGCCACGGATGTTCCAGCAGACCCTCCTGCAAGATGGGCTCTGTGAACTCCTGGAGAACGACAAGTTTGTGGACTGCGTCCTGAAGATCAAGGACCGGGAGTTCCCATGCCACAGGCTGGTGCTGGCTGCTAGCAGCCCCTACTTCAAAGCCATGTTCCTCTCCGACATGGAAGAGAGCAAGAAACGAGAGGTTGTGCTGCAAGATGTGGAACCGAGCATCATGGGCATGATCCTGAGGTACATCTACACTTCTGACATCAACCTGACCGAGCAGAATGTCCAGGACATCTTCACGGTGGCTAACATGTACCAGATTCCTTCGATCTTCAGTGTCTGCATGTCTTACCTGGAGCAGAAGATGGTCCTGAGCAACTGCCTGGCCATCTTGAGGCTGGGGTTGCTCCTGGAGTGCCCTAGGCTGGCCGCCAAAGCGCGGGACTTCGTCTGCGACCGCTTTGAGCTCATCGTCCGGGACCAGGACTTCCACCAGCTGGGCTCTGCGGAACTGGCCGCCATCATTACCTGCGATTCcctgaatgtggagaaagaaGAGACGGTCTTTGAGGCTCTGATGGAATGGGTCGAGTACGATCCGAGGGAGCGGCTGAAGGACCTGCCAGACCTCCTGCACTGCGTGCGGTTCCGCCTGATGCCTCCAGTTTACTTCAAGGAGAAAGTCGAGGGGCACAAGTTGATCAGACCCAACCAGGAGATCAAGAAAGAGCTGCAGCTAATCAAGGATGCGCAAAAAGGGCTGATGCCTAAGGCCCAAAAGTCATCAAGCAAGAAGGCAGGAGCTGCAGAGGCTGGGGAGGAAGAAGACTgggatgaggaggaagagggccTGCTTCCAGGGATCCTGAACAACAACCCGCGTTTCGGGATGTTTCAAACGGACCTAATTCTGATGATTAGTAACACGGGGACAGTTGCCTATGACCCTGCTGAAAATGAATGCTACCTGGCGTCCTCGTCAACCGAGATCCCCAAAAACCACTGCAGTTTGGTAACCAAGGAGAATCAGATCTTTGTGGCTGGAGGTCTTGTATACAACGAGCAGAACACAGAGAACCCCTTCAGCTCTTACTTCCTACAG TTTGACCCCATGAGCTGTGAATGGCTTGGGATGCCCTCTCTGCCCAACCCCCGCTGCCTCTTCGGGCTGGCCGAGGCCCAGAATTCCATCTTTGTTGTGGGTGGAAAGGAGCTGAAAGAGGGAGAACGCGCATTAGACTCTGTGATGATCTACGACAGGCA ATCATTCAAATGGGGAGAGTCAGACCCTCTTCCATACACAGTCTACGGGCACGGCACCGTCTCCCATAATGGGCTCGTCTACGTACTGGGAGGAAAGTCCGAAAGCAA GAAGTGCCTACGGAGAGTGTGTGTCTACAACCCCACCAAGTTTGAGTGGAAGGAGCTGGCCCCCATGAAAACTGCCCGCTCTCTGTTTGGCGTCGCCACCCACAAGAACAAGATCTACGTGGTCACTGGGGTCACAGACAGCGGCCTGACCAGCAGCTCAGAGGTGTACGACATTGCCAGCAACAC GTGGTCAGAGTTCACCGAGTTCCCCCAGGAGAGAAGCTCCCTGAACCTGACTGAGCTGGCTGGGTGTCTGTACGCTGTTGGAGGCTTCGCCATGATGCCCAACGACACCACCGAGAAGATGGAACCCACAGAGATGAATGATATCTGGAG GTTTGATGAAGAGGAGAACTGCTGGAACGGGATGCTGAGGGAAATCGGCTACGCTGAAGGAGCCACAGTATTAGGAGTGCACCTCAATGCTTTGCGACTTACCAAGATGTGA